A single genomic interval of Megalobrama amblycephala isolate DHTTF-2021 linkage group LG15, ASM1881202v1, whole genome shotgun sequence harbors:
- the irx3b gene encoding iroquois-class homeodomain protein IRX-3b: MSLPQLGYKYIRPLYSTERHAAVGGRVGAELNASGSLSSVLSSMYGAPFANAQGYSAFLPYSNDLSILNQLGSQYEFKDSPGIQHAGFPHAPFYPYGHQYQFGDPSRPKNATRESTSTLKAWLSEHRKNPYPTKGEKIMLAIITKMTLTQVSTWFANARRRLKKENKMTWVPKTRTDEEGNVYTSDNEDGDKRDEDEEIDLENIDTENIEDKQDCDYQEDEKSVSKVSDRTDSDASEEYDDVGAEKSFMSSVMNDRRDSGEGDEEQIKKSPAAQEPTNNASPPQKPKIWSLAETATTPDSPKKSSWIQRNCDAQTVRNPLHVQNWTKMAFSAHQMALTSHYLGLKHQTTSNSHTHVKHGDQRTHNL; this comes from the exons ATGTCTCTCCCGCAGCTCGGCTATAAGTACATCAGACCGCTGTACTCCACGGAGCGGCACGCGGCGGTCGGCGGTCGCGTCGGCGCGGAGCTGAACGCGTCGGGCTCTCTCTCCAGCGTCCTCTCCAGCATGTACGGAGCTCCGTTCGCCAATGCGCAGGGATACAGCGCTTTCCTGCCCTACTCCAACGACCTCTCCATACTCAACCAGCTG gGCTCACAGTACGAGTTTAAAGACAGTCCTGGGATTCAGCACGCAGGGTTTCCTCATGCGCCCTTCTACCCGTACGGACACCAGTATCAGTTCGGTGACCCGTCCCGACCCAAGAACGCCACCCGCGAGAGCACCAGCACCCTGAAGGCCTGGCTCAGCGAACACAGGAAAAACCCTTATCCCAccaagggggaaaaaatcatgCTGGCCATCATCACCAAAATGACCCTCACTCAGGTGTCCACCTGGTTCGCCAACGCCCGCAGGAGACTGAAAAAAGAGAACAAAATGACTTGGGTTCCCAAAACAAGAACCGACGAGGAAGGAAATGTGTATACGAGTGACAACGAGGACGGAGACAAGAGGGACGAGGACGAGGAAATAGACCTGGAGAACATTGACACGGAAAATATCGAAGACAAGCAGGATTGTGATTATCAGGAGGACGAAAAGTCAGTGTCTAAAGTTTCTGACAGGACTGATTCTGATGCGTCTGAGGAATATGATGATGTGGGAGCCGAGAAGAGTTTTATGAGCAGTGTTATGAACGACAGAAGAGACTCAGGCGAGGGAGACGAGGAGCAAATCAAAAAGAGTCCGGCAGCACAAGAGCCCACGAATAATGCGAGTCCACCTCAGAAGCCAAAGATCTGGTCTTTGGCTGAAACTGCAACGACACCGGACAGTCCCAAAAAGTCCTCGTGGATTCAGAGGAACTGTGACGCTCAGACAGTCAGGAATCCTCTCCATGTTCAGAACTGGACCAAAATGGCCTTTTCGGCCCATCAGATGGCTTTAACCAGCCATTACCTCGGACTAAAACACCAGACCACCTCAAACAGCCACACACATGTGAAGCATGGAGACCAGAGGACTCACAACCTATAG